TATACGGAAAATTTAGCTTTTGTTCTTCCGCAAAAATTTTCATATTTTCAAAACTATCATCAGGATATTGACTGGAATCATTCGCATTAATACCCACTAAAATTACCCCTTGTTCCTGATATTCTTGTTGCAACTGTTTCAGACGGTTTAAATAAAAACGAACATAAGGGCAATGGTTACACATAAATATAACAACAACGGCTCGATATTCTTCTAAATAACGAGCTAAATGATGCACTTCATCATCAACTCCTGGTAATTCAAAATCTGGAGCGTAGCTATGAATTAAAGTACCCTGCATAGTTAGTCTTCTCACCTTCTTAAAACAGTGCAATTGTATTGAGTAGATGTAATCTTTCTGGCTCAAAGGTTTAACCGATGATCTAGCTGCACCCTTTCTTATTCTAAACCTGATCGGATGTGAGTCGATTAGATTTTTACTGGGAGGAAAAAGGAATATCCCATCCCTCCCTTGTCCCTGGTTATTGCTTAATCCATCCCTTTGATAGGGCTTGATACCCGATTAATTTATAGGTTAATTTAGCAACGGTAAATTCAGAAACAACGGAATCAACCACCGGAGCTAATTCCATAACATCACAGCCAATCACATCTTTAGACTCA
This is a stretch of genomic DNA from Planktothrix tepida PCC 9214. It encodes these proteins:
- a CDS encoding thioredoxin family protein; its protein translation is MQGTLIHSYAPDFELPGVDDEVHHLARYLEEYRAVVVIFMCNHCPYVRFYLNRLKQLQQEYQEQGVILVGINANDSSQYPDDSFENMKIFAEEQKLNFPYIRDITQEVAHCFGASHTPEIFLLDHQGIIRYRGLIDDNPTSAEAVTTPYLKNAIAQLLNNQPITPEHTDSIGCSIKWRH